In the Flavobacterium acetivorans genome, one interval contains:
- a CDS encoding porin: MKKLSLLAFFMFSMIAAAQDSKIEGKTSEKKASSKNYFNSDKKLGFTAQDSLFQVNIGVRVQSRAGYQKTDGQAGAVEGEIRRMRLKFDGFVYNPKFGYKIELGFSAGDLGVIKAGENQNVILDGVLFYKPTKNWSIGFGQTKLPGNNQRVISSGALEFTDRTINNSKFNIDRDFGLFIDYGKENPNHFTYAVKGALTKGEGRNWTKTKDDGISLTGKLELFPLGSFTKNGSHFEADLAREKTPKLLISGAFNQNNNARRSQGQLGNDLFEARTLQSFFFDTMLKYNGWAASANYMSRRADNPITRNPLDNTKTQAVFVGEGVDTQLSYLFPSKYQIAGRYSTQNVGKEIHAFTPDAEEFAVSFSKYFLEHKVKLQTECSYENLNHFSGNTTGSWYVRFQFEIGI; encoded by the coding sequence ATGAAAAAACTATCATTACTTGCCTTCTTTATGTTTTCTATGATTGCAGCGGCGCAGGACAGTAAAATTGAAGGGAAGACTTCAGAGAAAAAAGCGAGTTCCAAGAATTATTTTAACTCAGATAAAAAGTTGGGATTCACAGCCCAAGACAGTTTGTTCCAGGTGAATATTGGTGTTAGAGTTCAAAGTAGAGCCGGTTATCAGAAGACGGATGGACAAGCGGGTGCAGTAGAAGGGGAAATCAGAAGAATGCGACTAAAGTTTGATGGTTTTGTTTATAATCCAAAGTTTGGTTATAAAATTGAACTTGGTTTTTCGGCAGGAGATTTAGGAGTAATCAAGGCGGGAGAAAATCAAAATGTAATTTTAGACGGGGTTCTTTTTTATAAGCCAACAAAAAATTGGTCGATCGGTTTTGGTCAGACTAAATTGCCAGGGAACAATCAGCGTGTAATTTCTTCGGGAGCGCTGGAATTTACAGATAGAACTATAAATAACTCTAAGTTCAATATTGATCGTGACTTTGGATTGTTTATTGACTATGGAAAAGAAAATCCAAATCATTTTACCTATGCTGTAAAAGGAGCCTTGACTAAAGGAGAAGGTAGAAACTGGACAAAAACTAAAGATGATGGAATATCCTTAACGGGAAAACTGGAATTGTTTCCTTTGGGTTCATTTACCAAAAATGGCTCTCACTTTGAAGCAGATTTGGCAAGAGAAAAAACGCCAAAATTATTGATTTCCGGGGCTTTTAATCAAAATAATAATGCCCGTAGATCACAAGGTCAACTGGGTAATGATTTATTTGAAGCAAGAACATTACAATCTTTCTTTTTTGATACAATGCTAAAGTACAACGGATGGGCGGCTTCGGCTAATTATATGTCAAGAAGAGCGGATAATCCAATTACCAGAAATCCTTTGGACAACACGAAAACCCAGGCTGTTTTTGTGGGGGAAGGGGTAGACACCCAATTGAGTTATTTGTTTCCGTCTAAATATCAAATTGCCGGAAGATATTCTACGCAAAATGTAGGGAAAGAAATTCATGCTTTTACTCCGGATGCAGAAGAGTTTGCCGTTAGTTTCTCTAAATATTTTTTAGAGCATAAAGTAAAATTACAAACAGAATGTTCGTACGAGAACTTAAATCATTTTTCGGGGAACACAACAGGAAGTTGGTATGTTCGTTTTCAATTTGAAATTGGAATATAA
- a CDS encoding response regulator transcription factor, protein MKKKNTKILLVDDEPDILEIVGYNLAQEGYQIVTAANGKEAILKAKKELPDLIIMDVMMPEMDGMEACENIRKIPELSNVIITFLTARSEDYSQVAGFDAGADDYITKPIKPKLLVSKVKGLLRRLKEKEQNTETLNVGGIEINREEYKIVKDEIEISLPRKEFELFYLLASKPGKVFKRDEILDKVWGNEVVVGGRTIDVHIRKLREKIGEDLFKTIKGVGYKFEV, encoded by the coding sequence ATGAAAAAGAAAAATACAAAGATTTTGTTGGTAGATGATGAGCCGGATATCTTGGAAATTGTAGGCTACAATCTTGCCCAGGAAGGTTATCAAATAGTTACTGCAGCAAACGGTAAAGAAGCCATTTTGAAAGCCAAGAAAGAATTGCCGGATCTTATTATTATGGATGTGATGATGCCGGAAATGGATGGAATGGAAGCTTGCGAGAATATTCGAAAAATTCCTGAATTGAGTAATGTAATCATTACTTTTCTAACAGCACGAAGCGAAGATTATTCTCAGGTGGCCGGATTTGATGCCGGAGCCGATGATTATATTACAAAACCAATTAAGCCTAAATTATTGGTGAGTAAAGTAAAAGGACTCTTGCGCAGATTAAAGGAGAAAGAACAAAATACGGAAACCCTGAATGTAGGCGGAATTGAAATAAATCGCGAAGAGTACAAGATTGTAAAGGATGAAATTGAAATATCCTTACCTAGGAAAGAATTCGAGTTGTTTTATCTATTAGCTTCAAAACCGGGTAAGGTTTTTAAGAGAGATGAAATTTTAGATAAGGTTTGGGGAAATGAGGTCGTTGTAGGAGGAAGAACCATTGATGTTCACATCAGGAAACTGCGAGAAAAAATAGGAGAAGATCTTTTTAAAACCATAAAAGGAGTAGGTTATAAATTTGAAGTTTAA
- a CDS encoding TonB-dependent receptor — MKFRILFIALLITTLAFSKSQGTITGILKDRDLNDKGLPAANVLIKGTNISTNTDADGKYSLTITPGNYVVQFSLMGYETVEVLVTVKEGQTTVINETLVSASYNLDTVVIKSKVNREKETALLLEQKNAVEIKQSIGAQEMSRKGVSDVEEGLSKITGITKVESRGLFVRGLEDRYNNLLINDLQAPSNSPFTKIIPLDLFPTDIVGVLNVYKTFNPNISGDFAGATVNIETTQAKSTTKISLGAGYTTANNGSDFLIHSDANNTQGIFGLNGKDRQLSTAFGNVPTARKLTPEQYNTAYKDNTWNVDKTSSPLNTSIGFIHSEKFDLENGDKINYSFSINGDNKYVIRKGVDRTFILGAGDYDNNFQKESYSYQTNASALVAIKYKAKRFDIGINSFYLRSTDSKIQDQLGYTNNQSSNPNILIRTNQFDQSDYINTQLTGNIKLTEDERQTLKIGGSFVKTAYEQPDRKFIVGEKISNTEINTSYGGNHLNRQYLDINGNYYFSGLLEYSLKFKEKENGKFNRLTIGANSFVNNLNSIYRIFSGFRMTNKNYTAPINTIDQFITEDINSGILSVREETNADYKVKLNQMVHAGYVNYLHQIGDKFEINGGIRIENSERVIDYRNFGDIINGKYRKINNQKTNFLPVVNAKYELNDKTNLRFNASKTITRPVTMELLPIQYISPDGKSILGNKNIKDSDNYNLDAKYELFPKSNELVAVGLFAKQIQNPIERIFIAGAGGSGQTMTYQNSKEAFLFGAEIELLLQLERLSPLLSDFSFGFNTSLMKTDVKVNYGPTSLENNPSRKLQGASEWIVNSDLKYDFKFNETMKNSVSLVYGVYGPRIFAVGSAGMDHIYEQPFHKLDFIWTSKLTKNIDVKFAVDNILNSLYKMELGTENRFTINESSLILENFKRGRGFSLNLSYTF, encoded by the coding sequence ATGAAATTTAGAATTCTATTTATTGCCCTATTAATTACCACTTTGGCTTTCTCCAAAAGTCAGGGTACAATTACAGGAATATTGAAAGACCGAGACCTTAATGACAAAGGTTTACCCGCAGCAAACGTACTAATTAAAGGAACAAACATTAGTACTAACACTGATGCTGACGGAAAATACAGCTTGACCATTACACCTGGAAACTATGTTGTCCAGTTCAGCTTAATGGGTTATGAAACCGTTGAAGTACTGGTAACTGTAAAAGAAGGGCAAACAACCGTTATTAACGAAACTTTGGTTTCTGCCAGCTACAATCTGGACACCGTTGTTATTAAATCAAAGGTGAACAGAGAAAAGGAAACCGCTTTGCTATTAGAACAAAAAAATGCGGTTGAGATAAAACAAAGTATTGGTGCCCAAGAAATGTCCAGAAAAGGAGTGAGCGATGTAGAAGAAGGACTGAGTAAAATTACAGGTATCACCAAAGTAGAATCACGTGGTTTATTTGTTAGGGGATTAGAAGATCGCTACAACAATTTACTAATAAATGATTTACAGGCACCGTCTAATAGTCCTTTTACCAAAATTATTCCATTGGATTTGTTTCCTACAGATATTGTTGGAGTACTAAATGTCTACAAAACTTTTAATCCAAATATTTCCGGTGATTTTGCAGGAGCAACCGTGAACATAGAAACAACTCAAGCTAAAAGTACAACCAAGATCAGCTTAGGAGCTGGTTACACAACTGCAAATAATGGCTCTGATTTCTTAATCCATTCAGACGCTAACAACACTCAAGGTATCTTTGGTTTGAACGGGAAAGACCGTCAATTAAGCACTGCTTTTGGTAATGTCCCTACAGCCAGAAAATTAACTCCAGAACAATATAATACCGCATACAAAGATAATACTTGGAATGTAGACAAAACTTCAAGTCCGTTAAACACCAGTATCGGTTTTATTCATTCTGAAAAATTCGATTTAGAAAACGGAGATAAAATCAATTACTCCTTTTCTATAAACGGAGACAATAAATACGTTATCCGTAAAGGAGTAGATCGTACATTTATATTAGGTGCCGGTGATTATGACAATAATTTTCAAAAAGAAAGCTACAGCTATCAAACTAACGCATCAGCTTTAGTAGCTATAAAATACAAAGCAAAACGATTTGATATTGGCATAAATTCTTTCTATTTGCGCTCTACTGACAGTAAAATCCAAGACCAATTAGGGTATACAAACAATCAGTCCTCAAATCCAAACATCTTAATTCGCACCAATCAATTTGATCAATCTGACTATATTAACACCCAACTTACAGGAAACATTAAACTTACTGAAGATGAAAGACAAACTCTAAAAATTGGCGGTTCTTTTGTAAAAACAGCTTACGAGCAACCTGACCGTAAATTTATCGTTGGAGAGAAAATTTCGAATACGGAAATCAACACCTCATATGGTGGAAATCATTTGAACAGACAGTATTTAGACATCAACGGAAACTATTATTTCTCTGGCTTATTAGAGTACAGTCTAAAATTTAAAGAAAAAGAAAATGGTAAATTCAATCGTTTAACCATTGGCGCAAACTCTTTTGTTAATAATCTAAACTCTATTTATAGAATTTTTTCCGGATTTAGAATGACAAACAAAAATTACACTGCTCCTATCAATACTATTGATCAATTTATCACAGAGGATATCAATAGTGGAATCTTAAGCGTTCGTGAAGAAACTAATGCGGATTATAAAGTAAAATTAAACCAAATGGTACATGCTGGATATGTAAATTACTTACACCAAATTGGCGACAAGTTTGAGATCAACGGAGGAATTCGAATAGAAAACTCAGAAAGAGTTATAGATTATAGGAATTTTGGAGACATCATCAATGGGAAATACAGAAAAATTAACAACCAGAAAACAAACTTTCTACCTGTTGTAAATGCTAAATACGAATTGAACGATAAAACTAATTTACGTTTTAATGCTTCTAAAACAATTACCAGACCAGTAACGATGGAGTTATTACCAATACAATACATAAGCCCAGACGGAAAATCTATTTTAGGTAATAAAAACATAAAAGACAGTGACAATTACAACCTGGATGCGAAGTATGAACTGTTTCCAAAAAGTAACGAATTGGTAGCCGTAGGTCTATTTGCCAAACAAATTCAAAACCCAATCGAAAGAATTTTCATTGCAGGAGCCGGAGGTAGCGGACAAACAATGACCTACCAAAACTCCAAAGAAGCTTTCCTATTTGGCGCAGAAATTGAACTGCTTCTACAATTGGAACGTTTATCCCCCCTTTTATCCGATTTTTCTTTTGGATTTAACACTTCCTTAATGAAAACCGATGTCAAAGTAAATTACGGCCCTACTTCATTAGAAAACAATCCGAGTAGAAAACTACAAGGAGCTTCAGAATGGATTGTGAATTCAGATTTAAAATATGACTTTAAATTCAATGAAACCATGAAAAACTCCGTTTCGCTTGTTTATGGAGTATACGGGCCTAGAATTTTCGCAGTAGGTTCTGCAGGAATGGACCATATCTACGAACAACCGTTTCATAAATTAGATTTTATATGGACCAGTAAGTTAACTAAAAATATCGATGTCAAATTTGCTGTAGATAACATTTTAAATTCATTATATAAAATGGAATTAGGTACTGAGAATCGATTTACAATAAACGAAAGCTCCTTAATATTAGAGAATTTCAAAAGAGGCCGAGGATTCTCCTTAAACCTTTCATATACTTTTTAA
- a CDS encoding ISAon1 family transposase N-terminal region protein yields the protein MLPDFLVDHFEVVSSTNTEEIVHLYFEENAKPPKEFDTLELVSKGFQDEITIQDFPLRGKYVYLHIKRRRWTNKTTGEILKRDWNLVAKGTPMTQEFAAFLKEINR from the coding sequence ATGTTACCTGACTTTTTAGTAGATCACTTTGAAGTGGTTTCTTCTACTAACACAGAAGAAATAGTACACCTATATTTTGAAGAGAATGCCAAGCCTCCAAAAGAATTTGATACACTGGAACTAGTATCAAAGGGCTTTCAGGATGAGATAACCATTCAGGATTTCCCTCTCAGAGGTAAATATGTATATCTACATATAAAAAGACGTCGCTGGACAAATAAGACAACAGGCGAAATTCTTAAAAGAGATTGGAATTTAGTTGCTAAAGGAACCCCCATGACTCAAGAGTTTGCGGCTTTTTTAAAAGAAATTAATAGATAA
- a CDS encoding pseudouridine synthase produces MSNKEGNNKRSGARPTSSRPSSNKPKPAMQKRAQGPKKAKINTKAVEVVSDKVEKKPNQAPKRPKVKDEIRLNKYIANSGACSRRDADIYIQSGNVKVNGIPVTEMGYMVKPGDTVNFDGATLTPEKKVYILLNKPKNFTTALDEGQEFRNVLELVKGSTTSKIAAVGRMDKNTTGLLLFTNDTDMIRKFSLPSQKSSKIYQVSLDKNLKFEDLEKISKGLVLDGHRVFVEDVSYIEGEAKSEIGLKLRSSNVKVVRSIFEHFKYDVLRIDRVSFAGLTKKNLPRGNWRLLTEQEVINLKNLK; encoded by the coding sequence ATGAGTAATAAGGAAGGCAATAATAAAAGAAGCGGAGCTAGACCAACAAGTTCTAGACCTAGTTCTAATAAGCCAAAACCTGCGATGCAAAAAAGGGCACAAGGTCCAAAAAAAGCAAAAATAAATACTAAAGCAGTAGAAGTTGTTTCTGATAAAGTGGAAAAAAAACCAAATCAGGCACCTAAAAGACCTAAAGTAAAAGACGAAATTCGTTTGAATAAATATATCGCCAACTCTGGCGCTTGTTCCCGCCGTGATGCGGATATTTACATTCAATCCGGTAACGTAAAAGTAAACGGAATTCCGGTTACCGAAATGGGATACATGGTAAAACCAGGCGATACCGTAAATTTTGACGGAGCAACATTAACTCCTGAGAAAAAAGTATACATCCTATTAAACAAACCAAAGAACTTTACAACGGCACTTGACGAAGGTCAGGAATTTCGAAATGTATTAGAACTGGTAAAAGGTTCTACAACTTCAAAAATTGCTGCTGTAGGAAGAATGGACAAGAACACTACTGGTCTGCTATTGTTTACGAATGATACCGATATGATTCGTAAATTCTCCTTACCAAGCCAAAAATCATCTAAAATCTACCAGGTTTCTTTAGACAAGAATTTGAAATTTGAGGATTTAGAAAAAATCAGCAAAGGTCTTGTTCTTGATGGACACCGTGTTTTTGTAGAAGATGTAAGCTATATTGAAGGAGAAGCAAAAAGTGAGATTGGACTTAAATTAAGATCTTCAAACGTAAAAGTGGTTCGTTCTATTTTTGAACACTTCAAATACGATGTTTTAAGAATTGACCGTGTTTCATTTGCTGGTTTAACCAAGAAAAATTTACCAAGAGGAAACTGGAGATTACTTACAGAACAAGAAGTTATCAATTTGAAGAATCTAAAATAA
- a CDS encoding ISAon1 family transposase: MDKSATDCHTIGGFFGVNGKKLQRQYKKHLSSFNAWAPREHAHQWIVYPENMGTHLSIDEVALSQGELYTIVTNKKFKGKKGSLVAIVAETKADKVIEHIRKIDYKKRSCVKEITLDMANSMKLISKRCFPKATQVTDRFHVQKLALEALQEIRIKHRWEAMDFENQLILQTKRENQTYIPELLANGDSVKQLLARSRYALYKSREKWTENQNERAQLLFGLYPDIKTAYYLSQQLRGIYNSNNDKHIAMTKLAHWYRNVEESGFKNFNILLNTITFNYRSILNYFDNRSTNASAESFNAKIKAFRSQFRGVRKIDFFLFRLSNLFA, translated from the coding sequence ATAGATAAGAGTGCTACTGATTGTCACACCATTGGTGGTTTCTTCGGAGTCAACGGAAAGAAACTCCAACGGCAATATAAAAAACACCTGAGTTCCTTTAATGCTTGGGCTCCACGAGAACATGCACATCAATGGATTGTTTACCCTGAAAATATGGGCACCCATTTATCAATTGACGAAGTAGCTTTGTCTCAGGGTGAACTTTACACTATTGTAACCAACAAGAAGTTCAAAGGTAAAAAAGGTTCCTTAGTTGCCATTGTTGCTGAAACAAAGGCAGATAAAGTCATAGAACATATCAGAAAGATTGATTACAAGAAGAGAAGCTGTGTCAAAGAAATAACACTTGACATGGCTAATTCTATGAAATTGATCTCTAAAAGATGTTTCCCTAAAGCCACACAGGTAACAGATAGATTTCATGTCCAAAAACTGGCACTGGAAGCCTTACAAGAGATTAGGATTAAACATCGATGGGAGGCTATGGATTTTGAGAATCAATTGATATTGCAAACCAAAAGAGAGAATCAAACCTATATTCCGGAGCTCTTAGCTAACGGTGACTCTGTAAAACAGCTATTAGCCAGGAGTCGATATGCACTTTATAAATCTCGCGAAAAATGGACTGAGAATCAAAATGAAAGAGCTCAATTATTATTTGGACTATATCCAGATATAAAAACAGCCTATTATCTAAGCCAACAACTTCGAGGTATCTACAATAGCAACAATGACAAGCACATTGCGATGACTAAACTAGCACATTGGTATAGGAATGTAGAGGAATCTGGTTTTAAAAACTTCAATATTCTACTCAATACTATAACTTTCAATTACCGGTCAATCTTAAACTACTTTGATAATAGAAGTACCAATGCTTCTGCTGAATCTTTCAATGCAAAAATAAAAGCCTTTAGAAGTCAGTTTAGAGGAGTAAGGAAAATAGATTTCTTCTTGTTCAGATTATCTAATCTTTTTGCCTAA
- a CDS encoding sensor histidine kinase translates to MKISFKKTYKFAIKSALYISVFATGFGLLIVNSIFKPSFQSLLLFGFVFIFCLYAFSFIVLQYRVERFIYRRVKKIYDEVSLLESSSLINQPITTDMETLSREVKKFATDKKLEIEMLQIREEYRREFLGNVSHELKTPLFTVQGYLSTLIDGAMEDKNIRKKYLKRAEKGVERLIYIVEDLDMITKLEAGDLNLEYSEFDVVELIQNVFDLLEMKAEKRHIKLCFENANIQPNFVQGDKDRIQQVIENLIVNSIKYGKENGVTEVTVVNLTKKKILIRISDNGEGIEKQNIPRLFERFYRVNKSGSRSEGGSGLGLAIVKHIIEAHKEKIYVESEFGIGSDFSFTLEKAPRKKIAKT, encoded by the coding sequence ATGAAAATCAGTTTTAAAAAAACCTACAAGTTTGCTATAAAATCGGCATTGTATATCAGTGTCTTTGCCACAGGATTTGGATTGCTAATTGTGAATTCAATTTTTAAGCCCAGCTTTCAAAGTTTATTGCTTTTTGGGTTTGTCTTTATTTTTTGCCTTTATGCTTTTTCATTTATTGTTTTGCAATACCGCGTGGAGCGTTTTATCTATAGGAGAGTAAAAAAGATTTATGATGAGGTTTCCTTACTCGAATCCAGTAGTTTGATTAATCAACCCATTACTACAGATATGGAGACCCTGTCCAGAGAGGTGAAGAAATTTGCCACGGATAAAAAACTGGAAATCGAAATGCTGCAAATTCGGGAAGAATACCGAAGAGAATTTCTGGGTAATGTATCCCATGAGTTAAAAACCCCTTTGTTTACCGTTCAAGGTTATCTTTCTACATTGATTGATGGCGCGATGGAAGATAAGAATATTCGAAAAAAATACCTGAAACGTGCCGAGAAAGGCGTGGAGCGATTGATCTACATTGTGGAGGATTTAGATATGATTACCAAGTTAGAAGCGGGGGATTTGAATTTAGAGTATTCTGAGTTTGATGTGGTCGAATTGATCCAGAACGTTTTTGATTTATTGGAAATGAAAGCTGAAAAAAGACATATCAAACTGTGTTTCGAAAATGCTAATATTCAACCAAATTTTGTTCAAGGAGACAAAGACAGAATCCAGCAGGTGATCGAAAACTTGATCGTGAACTCCATTAAGTACGGAAAAGAGAATGGGGTTACCGAAGTGACGGTCGTTAATCTAACCAAGAAAAAGATATTGATCCGAATAAGTGATAACGGGGAGGGAATCGAAAAGCAGAATATTCCCCGACTTTTTGAACGTTTCTATCGGGTCAACAAAAGCGGGTCCCGTTCTGAAGGAGGTTCTGGTTTAGGGCTGGCCATTGTGAAACATATAATAGAAGCGCACAAAGAAAAAATTTATGTAGAAAGTGAGTTTGGTATAGGGTCTGATTTTTCATTTACCCTCGAAAAAGCCCCCCGAAAGAAGATTGCTAAAACTTAA
- a CDS encoding nuclear transport factor 2 family protein translates to MTAEKLQSIAFKWFDAFNTHNLEQLLSLYDDDAQHFSPKLKILKPETNGLVIGKQAMREWWQDAFHRLPSLNYKVTSLTANGDRVFMEYTRSVEGEDNMHIAEVLVVKEDKIIASRVYHG, encoded by the coding sequence ATGACAGCCGAAAAATTACAGTCTATTGCCTTCAAATGGTTTGATGCTTTTAACACACACAATCTAGAACAACTGCTTTCGCTTTATGATGATGACGCACAACATTTCAGTCCAAAATTAAAGATTCTCAAACCTGAAACTAACGGACTTGTCATTGGGAAACAAGCCATGCGCGAATGGTGGCAGGACGCCTTTCACAGATTGCCAAGCCTAAACTACAAAGTCACTTCGCTTACGGCAAATGGCGATCGCGTCTTCATGGAATACACCCGATCTGTAGAAGGAGAAGACAACATGCACATAGCCGAAGTTCTTGTGGTAAAAGAAGATAAAATCATCGCTTCACGCGTATATCACGGATAA
- a CDS encoding T9SS type A sorting domain-containing protein, translating into MKKKYFYTTILMVLFFSLSLSAQDLKQIPKPQETSVIEGLNLYPNPVSNGKVYISTKNDLEKEIIIFDLLGKKVLQTMINSRELNVSNLSPGVYIIKINEQNASATRKLIVR; encoded by the coding sequence ATGAAAAAAAAATACTTTTATACTACAATCTTAATGGTACTTTTCTTTTCCTTAAGCCTCAGCGCACAGGATCTTAAGCAAATACCAAAACCGCAAGAAACCTCGGTCATTGAAGGTTTGAACTTGTACCCCAATCCTGTGAGTAATGGCAAAGTATACATTTCGACAAAAAATGATTTAGAAAAAGAAATCATTATTTTTGACCTTCTAGGAAAAAAAGTACTCCAAACGATGATTAATTCCAGAGAACTAAATGTTTCCAATCTATCACCGGGTGTTTACATCATAAAGATTAACGAACAAAACGCATCGGCCACCCGAAAACTCATCGTAAGATAA
- a CDS encoding M3 family metallopeptidase codes for MRKKSFFMLLVIGNMITIDAQERKDGSIANPFFQPYDTPFNVPPFDKIKNEHFKPAILEGIKKHDAEINAIANNIAAPTFDNTILAMENAGELLSNVNVVFSNLNGANTNKGMQNIAKEVAPNLSAHRDNIYLNEKLFARVKALWDQKESLGLNLEQAKILDNSYKDFVRSGANLSNSDKEKLRKINGELSLLGLKYGQNILAETNKYELVITAKKDLAGLPQGLIDAAAADAKAKGKEGKWVFTLANSSVMPFLQYSSNRKLRQEIWNAYQTRANHDDEFDNKENAVKLANLRGQKARLLGYKSHSNYVLEESMAKTPENVNKLLSDLWKPALEIAKQEAADIKKMMAKDGIKGEVQPYDWRYYTEKIRKERFDLDEEELKPFFSLENVRSGVFQVTEKLYGIQFKELNNVPKYHEDASVWEVLEADGSHIGIIYMDFHPRESKRGGAWMTSYRSQKTVDGKRMAPVISIVCNFTKPTGSTPALLTFDEVTTFFHEFGHALHGLLSNVTYKSLAGTSVPRDFVELPSQIMENWAAEPEVLKMYAKQYKTGEVIPESLINKLKKAGTFDQGFTTTEYLAASLLDLEYHSQTKDITVDANTFEKAAMNKIGLIDAIIPRYRSTYFNHIFAGGYSSGYYSYIWSGVLDTDAFEAFKTTTLFNPEKAKLFRENILEKGGTEDPMILYKRFRGAEPSIAPLLRKRGLDKKEAPTKKVRG; via the coding sequence ATGAGAAAGAAATCATTTTTTATGCTGTTAGTTATCGGTAATATGATAACTATTGACGCCCAAGAAAGAAAAGATGGATCGATAGCGAATCCTTTTTTTCAGCCGTATGATACTCCTTTTAACGTGCCGCCTTTTGATAAGATCAAAAACGAGCATTTTAAACCTGCAATTTTAGAAGGAATCAAAAAACATGATGCAGAAATTAATGCCATTGCCAATAATATAGCGGCTCCTACTTTTGATAATACGATTCTTGCCATGGAAAATGCAGGAGAATTATTATCGAATGTAAATGTGGTTTTTTCGAATTTAAATGGTGCGAATACCAATAAAGGAATGCAAAATATTGCCAAAGAAGTGGCGCCGAATTTGTCGGCACACAGAGACAATATTTACCTTAACGAAAAGTTATTTGCAAGAGTAAAAGCACTTTGGGACCAAAAAGAATCTTTGGGATTGAACTTAGAGCAGGCCAAAATTCTGGATAATTCCTATAAAGATTTTGTGAGAAGTGGCGCTAATTTATCAAATTCAGATAAAGAAAAACTCAGAAAAATTAATGGAGAACTTTCGTTATTAGGGCTGAAATATGGCCAAAATATCTTGGCCGAAACCAATAAATACGAATTGGTTATCACCGCTAAAAAGGATTTAGCCGGCTTGCCCCAAGGGTTAATTGATGCGGCAGCCGCAGATGCTAAGGCTAAAGGAAAAGAAGGGAAGTGGGTTTTTACACTTGCTAATTCTAGCGTGATGCCTTTCTTGCAATACAGCTCTAATAGAAAATTGCGTCAGGAAATTTGGAATGCCTATCAAACTAGGGCAAATCATGATGATGAATTTGATAACAAAGAGAACGCCGTAAAATTGGCTAATTTGCGTGGTCAGAAAGCCCGTTTACTGGGTTATAAATCCCATTCTAATTATGTATTGGAAGAATCGATGGCCAAGACACCTGAGAATGTGAACAAACTTTTGAGTGATTTGTGGAAACCAGCTTTGGAAATTGCCAAGCAAGAAGCGGCCGATATTAAAAAAATGATGGCCAAAGATGGTATAAAAGGTGAGGTGCAGCCTTACGACTGGAGGTATTATACCGAAAAAATCAGAAAAGAGCGTTTTGATTTAGACGAGGAAGAATTAAAACCTTTTTTTAGTTTAGAAAACGTGAGAAGCGGAGTTTTTCAGGTAACAGAGAAATTATATGGAATTCAGTTTAAAGAATTAAATAATGTTCCTAAGTATCACGAAGATGCCTCTGTGTGGGAAGTTCTAGAAGCTGATGGAAGTCATATTGGGATTATTTACATGGACTTTCATCCGCGTGAATCAAAACGTGGTGGCGCCTGGATGACCTCGTACAGAAGTCAAAAAACGGTTGATGGAAAACGTATGGCACCAGTCATTTCTATTGTTTGTAATTTTACAAAACCTACAGGATCGACTCCAGCATTGTTGACTTTTGACGAAGTAACTACTTTTTTCCATGAATTTGGACATGCTTTACACGGATTGTTATCTAATGTAACTTATAAGAGTCTTGCGGGAACAAGCGTTCCAAGAGACTTTGTTGAATTGCCATCTCAAATTATGGAAAACTGGGCAGCAGAACCAGAGGTTTTGAAAATGTATGCCAAACAGTACAAAACGGGTGAAGTTATTCCTGAAAGTTTAATCAATAAATTAAAAAAAGCAGGAACTTTTGACCAAGGTTTTACTACTACTGAATATCTTGCGGCTTCTTTACTTGATTTAGAATACCACTCGCAAACCAAAGATATTACTGTTGATGCAAATACTTTTGAAAAGGCAGCAATGAATAAAATAGGTTTAATAGACGCGATTATTCCAAGATATAGAAGTACATATTTTAACCATATATTCGCAGGAGGTTATTCTTCAGGATATTATAGCTATATCTGGTCTGGTGTTTTGGATACCGATGCATTTGAAGCCTTTAAAACCACTACTTTGTTTAATCCCGAGAAAGCAAAACTATTCCGCGAGAATATTTTGGAAAAGGGAGGGACAGAAGATCCAATGATTCTTTACAAGCGTTTTCGCGGGGCAGAACCGAGTATTGCACCTTTGTTAAGAAAAAGAGGATTAGATAAAAAGGAAGCGCCGACTAAAAAAGTGAGGGGATAA